The genome window TAACTCAGGATTACCCTTCAGTCCCCACGCTGGTCCGTGTTCTGGGCAAACACAACATCATCCCCATCTTTGCTGTCACCAACCACTCCTTCACGTACTACGAGGTTACTGGAGATTTTTTGCTTTTGAGTGAAGTCATAACATGTCtcagaataaatatttatttttacgTCTATTGTTTTTCGTACTTGTGCAGAAACTCAAAGGTTATTTCCCCATTGCTGAAGTTGATGTGCTGCAGGAGGACTCCCGCAATATCCTTGAGGTCATGCAGAAGGCTTTTGAGGTATAACATAACATCCCGTAATCATGATCAGGAGAAACATTTTTCAAGGTGGTGACTTAACTGTCCATTGTCCTTAATTTGACTTTCAGAGTATCCGTTCTAAAATGAGCATACGTGCAGAAGACAGACCCAAGGCCTTTGAAGCCCAGTTTCTGACCGCAAGTGAAAAGGTTGCAGAATATGGGGTCTTTGACTTCAAGCCAGGAGCAATAGTAAGAGAAAAGACACATTCTAACTAAAtaagtaactaaattcctttgtataaacaaagacagacatgaCAAGAATGCAATATATgaagagaaaagacagaaggaAACAGCTAAAGGAGAAATAGTCAGTATTGTCGAAAACTCCAAAATGTCAAGGTTCAATTCAGTTAAGCTGGTTCAATGAGGCAtcaagacacaaataaagtttCTGAGCACATTTTTTGTAAACGATAAACATCCTCTCCAGGGCAAGTTCAAGATGCGCCTCAAAGCCCAGCGGACGATTGGCAAGGACTCCGTCTGCACGGCTAACAGTGACGACAGAGAGGGGACCATTAGAGTCAAGCCCACAACCTTTAACGATGGCGTCAACATCAAGGCCTCGGTCTTGTGCGCAACCTGTGACTGTGAGAAGGTGAAGACACAAATCCAACAGTGCATTTGAAGCTGAGGTTATTTTAAACaacagtttatttattatttatctaaaTTCCACTTGTGTCTGGCCTCCAGAATCCCAGTTCTAAAGCAGCCAGATGCAATGGTAACGGTGACCTGGTGTGTGGGAAGTGTCAATGCAGTCATGGCTGGTGAGACTGTAGTTATTCATTTCAATGCAGAACACTGAGATGATCCATCCTTTGGACCTAACAAAAGCTTTGTTTGTGCTTGGGTCCGTGTGTCCAATACAGGCTGGGTAAGTTCTGTAACTGCTCAGCCAGTGATTCTGCTTCAGAATCCAGCCTGTGTATAGGTCCTGACATGAAAGAGGCCTGTTCGGGCCGTGGAGACTGTGAATGTGGAACCTGCGTGTGCCACAATCCAGAACAGTTTGAAGGGCCCTACTGTCAGCACGACAAGACCCAGTGTCAGAGATACGCGGGGTTCCTCTGTAACGGTACGGCTCATACGTCCCGAGCTTGGGCTTTAGATAggaatatacagtacaagtgAAAATTGATATACAGTTATTATCAGTCAGTGTCTAAGTGTTTGAGACTTTTTGTCTTGATTTCACACACCACTGACCCAAAGCAGGTCTTCTCTTACCTTATTCTTCGATTTCCCATCAGCCCGTGGCTCATGTGTTATGGGTCAGTGTGCGTGTACAGAAGGCTGGACCGGCAGCGCTTGCGAGTGCACCAAGAGCAACGAGACCTGTCTGGACAGGGACAAGAAGGtgagcagggccagcgggtgtCGTTTGTTGTTCCACGGCCTTGAGTGACGTCGTTTCTCACATCGGGCGGTCGCTTGTGACTTTATCTGTGCCAGGGCGTCTGCAACGGGCGAGGTAAATGCGTGTGCGGCCGCTGTGAGTGCGTGGACACTGGCTTTGAGATGAGTTCAACCTGTGAGCCCAATTTCCAGGTGTGTGGATGCAATGGGAGGATTTGTATAAAACCGatatcagtttgtgttttttgcattttaagcCTAATGTAGCAtcgatttttattattaatagcccaatgtgtgttaatgtgtccAGGCTCAGTTGGGCGCTTGTGAGGGTACAAGGAGCTGTGTCCAGTGTCAAGCCTGGAAGAcaggagagaggaagcagaaggaggaaTGTGACAAATGCCCCTTCAAAATAGTGATGGTGGATGAACTCAAAGAACGTAAGCACAAACCAAAGGATGAATGACTGATCCCCCGCAATGAAGATGACCATTATGGTCactatgtgcgtgtgtttctgtgcttacAGCGGAGAGTGTACTTGATTCATGCAGCTTCcgggatgaggatgatgactgCACATATAATTACACTGTTAACCACCCCAGAAATTCGGCATCTAAAACCTTGGATGTTGAGGTGCTCAAGAAAAAAGGTCAGCTTTACACTCGcccattataataataataataataattattattattattatgtgactTCAGGTAGTTCTGTATAACGTTCATAATGTTTCATTCTTCCTCTGCTGAACCTCAGATTGTCCCCCTGCTAGTCTCCTGTGGttgctccctctgctcctcttccttttgTTACTTCTGGcacttctgctgctctgttgctggAAATACTGTGCGTGCTGCAAGAGCTGtttacaggtaaaaaaaaaaaacaacaacacccagCTTTAATACGCCAAATGCTTAAGAATTGAAATAATGCCTCTTCTCATCTCTCAACACAGGGCTGCCTTGCACTGCTGCCTTGCTGTAGGAGAGGTAAGATGTTTGTCAAGTCGGAGTTGATAGTTCTGCTTTTCCTACGTGACCTATGTTGAATATGATATAATACTATGTTTCCTGCAGGTCGCATGGTTGGCTTTAAGGAAGATGAGTACTTGCTTCGCCAGTCGCTGCTCACTTCAGACCACCTGGACACGCCAATGGTCAGGACCGGCCCCCCCAAAGGGACCGATGTGGTTCGCTGGAAGGTCACAGACAATGTACACCGAGGATTCAACCACCCACAGGCTTTGATCAAACCCAACCCTAAAGAAACGAGTGAGTGATATTGAAGACTAAAATAATGAATTGAATAAATGTTCTGATGTGAATttaagaattattattaatttttctttcactttcctGTCACTTTTAGTCCAGTTCCCAGTTTCCCTGCGGCTAAACAGATTGTTCTCTGACAACTTGTCCCGTCCGGATTCCAAAGATGCCGAACAGCTTCGCAAGGAGGTGTCTGACAACGTGAGTCTGCTTTAGTTTAGTAGGAAGCCTGTGTAGGTGCAAGAACGATGGTTTTATTACTGAAAACTCTTTATTCTTGCATCCAGCTAAATGAGGTGTACAAGCAAATTCCAGGGGCCCAGAAGGTGCAAAAGACAGCCTTCAGGTAAGCTGTGGTTTAAGTAGGTTCCTTTACAAACtcatgttctgctgtttttgtcaCCATCTCAGTGTCACCATTAACATGTCAATGTTTTACAGAATGCAAAGAAATGCCGGAAAAAGGTAATCTTCTAATCATTACAGTGAAATAGACATCAGCAGATTCCTGTTGAGATGATGCATTGGTCATGCATGTCTGTCTCCTGTGGTCTCCAGGCAGGACTACACCATCATGGACACtgtcctgtcggctcctcgcaGCAGTTATCCTGATATTGTGAAACTCACAGAGAAAAATGTCCAATCGGGAAATTTCCAGGACCTCAAAGTCGTGCCTGGCTACTACACAGTGGCCACAGACAGGGGTGTGTTAAAGTTTAGCATCTAGCCAACTTAATATTATCTGGGCCGCGTCTATGCTGAGCACCTTTTTCAGTCGTTCCATCCATCATGTTCTCGACTTGTGTGGTTTTCCAGAGGCTGCCGGTGCCGTGGAGTTCCAGGAGGGCGTGGAGTCAGTAGATGTTCACGTTCCGCTCTTTGTCAAGGATGAAGACGACGacaagaagcagctgcaggtggaggccagGGATGTGCCGTTCGGAATTGCTGAGATTGGAAAACGTTTTGTCAACATCACCATCTTAAAAGAGCATGGTGAGAAATGGGTTGCATTATTAATATGTAATCTTCCCCTTGGACTGATTAACCGATGCTCACCTTGTCTCTGTTCCACAGCCACCAGCGTGTTCTCATTCCTACAGCCAGCATACACCTACAGCAGACAGGAGGGGGTGGCCAACATCCCAATTACCAGAGAGATTATAGAGGATGGACGCACACAGGTCACCTACCGCACACGGGACCTGACCGCCAAAGACAAGAAGGTAAGCTAACTAGGTGGGGTAGGATGATTTGGTGCTATTTGGTCCATATGGATGTATGGTTGTCCACCCAGAGAAGATCTAGACCATGATAAGTAGGTAAGCTAAGCATCTTTCCTAACCTGGCCTTTTCTGCCGCGTTAGGACTATGTCACTGTGGAAGGAGACCTCATGTATGGCCCTGGTGAGACTCAGAAGATAGTTCCTGTTCCGCTGCTGGAGCTGGGTGAGAAGGACGGTCTCTTGGAGGATAAACAAGTCAAGCAGTTCGTGATGGACCTCAGCAACCCACGGCAAGGGGCGAAGCTTGGACGTTACCCAAGAACCACTGTCACCATCGCAGACCAGCCAGGTGAGTGGAGACATGACATTGTAGACGCGTGTTAGAGGCATCTTCCTGTTCACTGAACACTGAAGCAAAGGTTTCTCCTCCTTCGTCCCTTGTTATATTATTGCATTTAGAGCCCAGCGTGATCATGTTCAAAAAGGCCACCCAAAGCTTCACCACCTCTGACCCAATGTACAACATTCCTGTGGTCCGGATGCGTAACCAGGATAGCCCTGCTACGGTGAACTGGCGCACCAAAAAGGGCCCGCGGTTCGATCAGTCTGGCTTCCTCAAGTTCGCTCCTGGAGAAAACGAGAAGAACATACTGATTGATCCCAAAGCCTACCCGGGCCCCGTCAAGCCAGACACCTTCCAGCTGGAGCTGTTCGACCCAAGTAGCAATGCTTCCATCGGAGAGAAAAAGACCACCATTGTCAACATAACAGATGGCAGtaagacagaaggaggagaaggagccatTTTTTTAAAgctattactgtatgtggtgaatATGCGGCTCATGTATCCCCCTCTTTAATTTCCAGTTCCCAAAACACAGGAAACTTTTCAGATGCAGGAGAAAGGCTATGTAAATCGGACCGCCACCTCTCCTGGTGGTcgccttttgtctccagcaAACCCCAAGGCCAAAGCAACTGGACCAAAGAGCATCCACCTCAACTGGGACCCACCACCTGGTAACCCATCGGGGTACAAGGTACACCAAATCAACCCCCTCACAATGTCTGTGATGAGCCTCGTTCATTCAGTTCGTGTTTATCCCAGACGTTCTGTTTAGTGGTGTATAACTGATGCATGTAATATATAATGGCTGTTTTGTCCATTTAGGTGAAGTACTGGATCTATGGTGACCCAGAGAAAGACGCCCAGGTCTTGGACGTGAAGACTCCTCAGGCTGAGTTGACTAACCTGTACCCATACTGTGACTACGAGATGCGAGTATGTGCCTACAACTCACTAGGAGACGGCCAAGATACCGATATAATTACCTGTCAAACTCTGGAGGATGGTAATTACTGAAAATCTGTTTGTCCAAAACTCCTATAAGttataatatacataatatataatGATATCTGGCCTCTAGTGAAAAGCAGATGAACAGGCAGTTTACATGTTGCTAAACAGCTTCTATCCTGTTTTTCTTCAGTGCCTGGAGAACCCGGCCGTCTGGCCTTTAATGTCATTAGTCCAACTGTCACTCAGATCAGCTGGGCAGAGCCTGCAGAAACCAATGGCAACATAACGGCTTATGAGGTCATCTACACGCCCATCAATGATGAAATGAGTAAGACATAAGATATAAAATGAGGACTTTCATTTTCCTCTACCGTTTTTTTACACCCATATACTTTACATCTGTCCTTCCCAAAGAGCAAGTGGGACCTGCTAAGAAAGTGATGATTGACAATCCCAAGAAGCGCATGTTGCTGATTGAGAACCTCCAGAGCGCCCAAACCTACCAGTACAAGGTGCGGGCCAAAAACAGTGTGGGCTGGGGTCCATTCAGAGACGCTACCATCAACCTGGCCTCACAGCCAACCAGACCTCTGTCCAGTAAGTTGGACCAAGAACTCTCCATAGCACTAACAGTAGGTTGGCGGAGCATAAAAATGAGTCATCTTTAATTCTCTCCACAGTTCCCATCATTCCAGATGTTCCTATTGTGGATGCAGAGGCAGGGGATGAGTATGACAGCTACTTGATGTACAGCAACGAGGTGTTGAAATCCCCTGGAGGCTCCAAGACTCCCAGTGTCTCTGGTGATGGTGGGTAACTCCTGTAGAGCCAAGATCTCAAGCTATTCAACAACTGACCAAACTCAGTGTACTAGTGCTTTTCTTCACCAGGGTTTCAAACTGTGAGCTAAGGTGAAACAGACCTCTGCTCTCCTGGCTCCTTGTCTGTTTCAAATGCCTGAAGAGGCTGATGTTAATTATTGTACACAAGCGCTGAAAGAACCTCAAAGTTCAAAAAAGGCATCTCTCCCATGACCTTGCCCTTTTTAATCAGATGCATCTGGTAGACATCTTTCCTGCAGGCAGGCGCCAACAAACGCTGCTTCCATCAATACATTATGATCTTTACTTTATGATCACAATCACATCACACAATTCTACATTTCTCACTTTCTCCTGAAGAACTGCATAATAACACAAACCGTTGATACTTCTTCCCCTTGCCTGCCTACTTCTCCTTACGACCCCGAATACAAGGCTGGAAATATCTCCAGTTGGTGGGGTCTGACCTGGATCTTCGTAAGGTGTCTTGGAATAACCGAGTGGACGTCATCCCCAGTCggctcagcacagacacagaggcgAGCTCAGACGAGGGCCCCCGCCCCAGCTACGCCCAAACAGCCCTGCCAGGTGAAGACCAGTCCATCAGAGCCACAGATAGTCAGGCAGCTACACCAGCATGCCAGCTACTGCACACGGTGCAAGTCCACCTTCCATCCGGTCCGAGCGGCGACCATTTGTTGTTGGGCTCTAGACCCTGTCTCCTTGGCCCTAGTCGGGGCCCGCTCCAtctgtcctcctgcagcctgctccAAGAGAAGCGCTGGCATCAACTGCTCCATCTCCAGTTGATGATCGGGTGGCAGGCTTTCCCAGGCGcctgcctctgcctcttctTTCCACCCCACTTACAGAGGTGGCGATCAGGAGGAGGCTTTTCGGCTTTTAGCCACGGTGCGGCTTTGTGGACGAAAGGGGGTTCTGAATAAAATACAGTGTCACTTCTGCAGACCAGTCTTAATGATACCATCTTTTTTATCACAACTGTGTATATTTTCATGATCTGATGTGCATTTGTGACGTAAAGCAACAACCGGAATGGCTCAGACAGCACTAAACAGGATAATGGCAGCAGCAGATTAGGTCCAGAaaagttgctgttgctgttgatgTGACTTGGCTGGAACTGAAAGTCTAAACCTGCTGGTGTTTCCTCTAGGGACTGGCACAGCCATGTTTTGGGTGCTTCACGTCAGTGACTGTGTTGTTCCAATCCACGGTCTAATGCTAACATCAAAATGTGTCTTTTGGCAACTGTGGTGTTTCACAGATTACACAGTTAATGGGAGGTGGGAGCAGAACTTCCTTTTCCCAGGAGGGTCCGTGCAGCGCAACCTGTCAGCGTCGTCCTCTCCTATGTCCACCTTGAGTTCAAACTACAGAACAGGAGGAGGCGCCTACACCATGGAAACTTCCACCACCTACATGTCTGGACCAGGCAAGATGGACGCCAGTGATGTAAAAATATTTGAGCGTATTGTGAATATGTGTCTTGACCCTTGATCCCTCTGTCTTGTTGCAGGGGGCTCTCGTAGACAGGATTTGCTTGGCGGCCACTCACAGAGAACTGACGTCATCATGAGGAAGCGCTCGGAGAGCAGGGGGTACACGGACGAGAACATCCGGGACTCCATCGTCATGGGTGACGTCACAAGCAACTTCGCAGATTTGAGTACGTTTGGTTTCTCAACAGTGGCTTAAATTGATCCTTTAGTAAATTTAAAGGAAGGTGCTTCGGCACTTTGGCCACAGGAAGGTTTGATGCGACGATGCAACCGGCAGGTAAACTGTACAGGTGCATGAAGCCAAAGGCTTGGACTTGTGTTGTCAGGGTGGGGGCTACTGGCTGCACAGGCTTATTCACACTGTCTTTGCAGGAGCTATGCTGACTATCGCcgtttctccctccctccccatgTCTCAACTCTTTCCTATTACATCcatctgctcctctccctcttcctttgTGCCACGTCTTTCTTTGCCTCCTTCTTACCATCCCGGTGTCCTCCTCCTTTGCCCCTTGGCTCAAATGCGCCATCAGGTGGGTTCGGCTACACTGGGATGCAGAGCAGCTCTCAGAGTCACTTCAGCTACAGCCTTACTCAGGGTTCGAGGGCCCGGACCCCGTCTTCAGATGTGAACGAAGCCTTATATAATCTGGACAGGGTTCTCTATGGTAAGTGTCAAGTGTTGGTTGGGTGTGATGTGCACTCTGCTTCCTGCTACTCCAATTGTAATAAAAGGGTAACGGTGGACCTATTATTGTTGGTATTACATCCAACAGTGTTCTTGTTCTTGACTCTTCCCTCCATCAGATGCCCGGGTCTCTCCTGGTGTCCCTGACACTCCGAGCAGACTGGTGTTCTCTGCTCTGGGACCGACTGCTCTTAAAGTCAGCTGGCAAGAGCCCCACTGTGAAAAAGACATCCTGGGCTACTGTGTCCTGTACCAACTGCTCAATGGAGGTAACGTTACAATACAAAGACAATACTATATGCAGTCGTGATGGTAGGCACTCATTGCCCCCATGTCGTCTCTCATAGGTGACGTGAAGCGCATAAACGTAACAAACCCGGCTGAGAACTCTGTGATCATCCAGGACCTGCTGCCAAACCACTCGTACCTATTCAAGGTGAAGGCACAGAGCGTGGAGGGCTGGGgtccagagagagagggagtcaTCACCATCGAGTCGGCTGTTGACCCCAAGAGTCCCCTCTGCCCCATGCCAGGTACTTCTAGTGCTGTCTTTTATGTCACGGCTTAAGACAATAACTCTGACTTAGAGTTCAGCTTAATTCATTTGTTGAGCTCTATATTTGTTATTTCTCGTCTTCTCCTGCTCTAGGCTCTCCCTTCACTCTGAGCACACCCAGTGCCCCGGGGCCCCTGATCTTCACTGCCCTAAGCCCTGATTCCTTGCAGCTCAGCTGGGAGAAACCTCGCAAGCCCAATGGAGACATCCTGGGCTATGTAGTGacctgtgaacagctgcacgGTGGAGGTGAAACGGACAGTTTGGCGCTTCGTCTTGACATGCGACCGCGGCATCATTTCTGGTTTTTCGTAACTGTTTCTTGACTTGTTCAGGCGACATGCGCACCTTCCAGGTGAACGGAGACAGCGCTGAGACCAGTCTGACCGTCTCAAACCTGACCGAGAACGTGCCCTACAAGTTTAAAGTTCAGGCTCGGACCACACAGGGCTTCGGTCCGGAGAGGGAGGGCATCATCACCATCGAGTCCCAGGATGGAAGTAAGAAGCAGATTTACACAATTAACAAAGAGCTCACTGTTATATTGGTCTCACAACCAAAAGATTGATTATTTTCCTAGATTTAAGCAGTTTTCTCATCCTCTGGGTGCCATTTCTATatcatacataaataaatgagtgTAGGTCACCAAAAATTCTGGTACTATTATTATTCTCTCTGTCAAGGATGCATTTCAAGGATTTCAGGATAAAGTAATTTTTTGCTCCCCCAGGTGCTTTGTCCCAGTACAACAACCAGTCTCTAACCAGAAGGGAGGTTTTCCACATGCCATCAGAAGTCACCACACGCACCAACGTCTCGCACACCATGCTCAACGACCCCTATTTTTCAGGTGAAGACCGAGTGTTCCCTTCACTCCTGttgttctgtggaaaaccaCATTCTGTATAATCACACCTTGATCTTTTTGCCTTGAAGATGGGATGATGATGACCACACAGCACACTGAGACCAGCGGCATGATGACTCGACAAATCACCAAGGAGGTGGTTCAGAGGAGCGTCATGGGAGGAACCACTGTCACAAAGAAGTTGTTTTATGAATCTTAGGATGGAGGTTGAACATTAGGCGGGGTGATCATTTATACACATCTCATCTTCATAACCTACTCACACACGGTAAGTGAATGGTGATCTATATGTGTGAGATTCTGACCAACATTAATTTCTAAATACATTCAGAGACTGTTACGAATTGTggccattttgttttgtacattttcatcatatctactgtagctgctgatttGCTACGATCTGTTCAGTAAAGAAACACCTTTATGCTAGAGTCCACTCCCTCTGTTGGTCCAGCTCTGGTAACACACACTGAGGCTTTAAATCAGGCCGGCACTGGCCAATTATCTGCCCATGGCTGATTAATCCAAAGTCACCTCtgtccgtctcctccctccttccccgaCTCCAATTGACTGACATGAGAGTTATGTTTATGGGTGTGTATTTCATTATAAAGTATTTTCAAAGCACACGTTAcctttttttcagatttctacTTACAGTGAGTTTTTATTAGCAGTTTTGCAACAAGCCAGGGGATTATTGTGGTATTTGATGCTCTCAAAAACTCTTCTACATACTTTTGCGTTTCATGAAATGGTCTGTTGTCAGAAATGTGGTACACACTGCTTCCAGCTGATATGCTTCATGTGTCGTTTACTCTGCGAGACCACTGTATTTTGCATTTTCAGTAGATTAACATTTCAGTGAAACCCAGATGTTTTAAAGAGATGGTTTATAAAGACGCAAAGATTGTATTGGCTTAAATACAAGTCCTactatattttgttttcttttttttaatttgctatTGTGTATTTAGACATTATTTAGAACTGCAGACCCAGATAAGTGCATCAGGTTCACAACAATAGACACAGAATcatgtatcatttacctttaaGCAACTTTTTTTACCCTTTTGCATTGTTGCATGTTCTTTGTTCTTTGTAAGTTCTTTTGCACTTAATAAAgatttcaaatgaaaacaaaatctattattttataTGTAAATTATATGTGAACACTATAAGAGATCTATAATATTTTATGGACATTTGACAGAGAAATCATCTAACCTTTATATAGCACATGGGAACAGAAGCTCATGCCTGACAAACGTTCACTGGACAGAGTTACTCTTCACATGCATCAGCCCAGTCTGTAATTATCTGCCTGTGCAGGTTAGTGCAGATGTTCACACATCCTTTGAAACTGCCTTTATGCTTTTATTAGACATTAGAAGCTATTTTTTTGTCCAacaaatgaataataaacaatattattaaCATCCAACTAACGCACAACAGTCAAATACGTGTCGTCATAAaggccgctcctgtttgtgatCTCGCAAGGAACCAGGCATCAGTCCACAACCAGAACACAGGATTCAAAATCCCACATGAATGACTTAATGCGCAGAGTGACAGTGGAGGGAGTTCAGTTCCAGAGGCAGGGCCCAGGGCAGAGGCACGGGTGTCTGACATTTGGAGGCCTGATCACAAGGTCCTTGACCACCTCCACGGTCCCGAACACGGGGTACAGTTCCTCGCTGAACTTCTCGTTGAAGGTGTACAGATGCGAGCGCCTCTCCACGTCGTAGAAGGACAGCTGGCCCTGCTCATAGTCCAGGTACACCCCCACCTTCCTGGGCACCGCACTCTTGGTCAGCAGCGTGGCGGGGACGGTGAGCGCCTTCAGATCCGCGCCCCTCTCCAGGCGCAGGCTCAGGTAGCCGGTGTCGGCGTTGAGCGAGCGGAAGCCCCGCCTCGCCGCCGACGCCTTGGCCACGCCCAGCCGCCAGTCCCGCtcgcccacctccacctcccagtagtGGCGCCCGGAGGTGTAGCCCTCCTGGGCCACGGCGCACCACCAGCCGTCGAAGCGCCGCGGGCTCCGCGGGGCCACACGGTGCTCCAGGCCACACCGCATGCGCTTCTGATCGCTGGAGATGAGCAGGTCAGGGTTGGCCGAGCCTAAGTCCAGGGTCACGTCCTCTGTGGTGTGATACAACAGCACATACGATAAATTTCCTATTTAACTGATAGAGTTAAGATGAACAAATCAAACGCAAAAAGTTTTTATACCTGCTGCGTCACAAATCCAATTCCACACTgtaaagacaaagaagaaaggTTTATGACCAAGTGTTTTATCACCAGTCAATGGATTAAATCACCTTTTCCCGCAGCCTTGCAACTACAGCAACGGGGTTTCATTAAAGTTAAGTCATGTCAAGAATATACATGGTTTCTACTCACCGCTGTGGGGGATGTAGCGGGCAGCGTCTGGAAAATGGGCTAGGGTTAAATACTGGCACCATAAAAAGACACCAAGTGCATTGTTTATCACCTACAACCCTCTACATGCTCCTCTTCTATCAGCTCTCTCCACCCACGCTGTTCCTCAGTCAGCACTGCACTGAAtgtttttcacttttatttcaAATTGGCAGCAGCCTATAAATAACTGAACCACAAAAGTGACGGGACGATGTGTGCAATCTGCACTCACCGGTCTTCTGGCACCTCTGCCTTCTCACCAGCCATTGCTTAGTCACgtcctcctacacacacacacacacacacacaggcccagatGTAAGCTAGGAGATAAACATGACTGCCATCGTATCTCTGCACTGCAGAACCGAGCCTGATTTCCACTTGTTGAAAGGCATCCAGACCTTCACGGGGCTGTCGGCGTTCAGCACGGCCAGCATGACGAGCTCCACGGCTGGGAGCAGGTTGGCCAGGCGGCCCCTCTTCCACTGGAACTCCAGGTCGTCCAGCATCATGAGCACGGGCTCGCCCGGCCAGACGGTGGGCTGGAAGGAAGACGTTCGAGAGGCTCGAAAACCAgcgcaaacacacagtgacGAAGCATGAAGGAGGTTCAGCTTAATCATCTTCCAATCAGATGCAAGGAAGGAACTGGGTCAGACTCTAATCTCCACATTATCCTCATCATCCAGCATCATATACTCACCTGAGGTCTGCTCTTAATCCCCCATGTCCAGTCCATG of Betta splendens chromosome 19, fBetSpl5.4, whole genome shotgun sequence contains these proteins:
- the itgb4 gene encoding integrin beta-4 isoform X1: MGRWTLHLSVGLGLLTVLLSCCYAEVNYCYEAKAKSCSECLQAGTGCAYCSDETFNGPRCDLEKNIIAHGCSRAARIKAHSSMMIEEERRINTALQQAQVSPQRMSMSFLPGEERLMDVEVFAPTKGPLDLYILMDFSNSMADDLNNLKSMGEKLANVVGDLSDDYTIGFGKFVDKVTEPQTDMRPSKLKEPWPNSDPPFAFENVIKLTKDLAFFTSELQKERISGNLDPPEGGFDAILQAAVCKDAIGWRNHSTHLLVFSTESAFHYEADGANVLAGILPRNDELCHLDANGRYTEDVTQDYPSVPTLVRVLGKHNIIPIFAVTNHSFTYYEKLKGYFPIAEVDVLQEDSRNILEVMQKAFESIRSKMSIRAEDRPKAFEAQFLTASEKVAEYGVFDFKPGAIGKFKMRLKAQRTIGKDSVCTANSDDREGTIRVKPTTFNDGVNIKASVLCATCDCEKNPSSKAARCNGNGDLVCGKCQCSHGWLGKFCNCSASDSASESSLCIGPDMKEACSGRGDCECGTCVCHNPEQFEGPYCQHDKTQCQRYAGFLCNARGSCVMGQCACTEGWTGSACECTKSNETCLDRDKKGVCNGRGKCVCGRCECVDTGFEMSSTCEPNFQAQLGACEGTRSCVQCQAWKTGERKQKEECDKCPFKIVMVDELKEPESVLDSCSFRDEDDDCTYNYTVNHPRNSASKTLDVEVLKKKDCPPASLLWLLPLLLFLLLLLALLLLCCWKYCACCKSCLQGCLALLPCCRRGRMVGFKEDEYLLRQSLLTSDHLDTPMVRTGPPKGTDVVRWKVTDNVHRGFNHPQALIKPNPKETIQFPVSLRLNRLFSDNLSRPDSKDAEQLRKEVSDNLNEVYKQIPGAQKVQKTAFRMQRNAGKRQDYTIMDTVLSAPRSSYPDIVKLTEKNVQSGNFQDLKVVPGYYTVATDREAAGAVEFQEGVESVDVHVPLFVKDEDDDKKQLQVEARDVPFGIAEIGKRFVNITILKEHATSVFSFLQPAYTYSRQEGVANIPITREIIEDGRTQVTYRTRDLTAKDKKDYVTVEGDLMYGPGETQKIVPVPLLELGEKDGLLEDKQVKQFVMDLSNPRQGAKLGRYPRTTVTIADQPEPSVIMFKKATQSFTTSDPMYNIPVVRMRNQDSPATVNWRTKKGPRFDQSGFLKFAPGENEKNILIDPKAYPGPVKPDTFQLELFDPSSNASIGEKKTTIVNITDGIPKTQETFQMQEKGYVNRTATSPGGRLLSPANPKAKATGPKSIHLNWDPPPGNPSGYKVKYWIYGDPEKDAQVLDVKTPQAELTNLYPYCDYEMRVCAYNSLGDGQDTDIITCQTLEDVPGEPGRLAFNVISPTVTQISWAEPAETNGNITAYEVIYTPINDEMKQVGPAKKVMIDNPKKRMLLIENLQSAQTYQYKVRAKNSVGWGPFRDATINLASQPTRPLSIPIIPDVPIVDAEAGDEYDSYLMYSNEVLKSPGGSKTPSVSGDDYTVNGRWEQNFLFPGGSVQRNLSASSSPMSTLSSNYRTGGGAYTMETSTTYMSGPGGSRRQDLLGGHSQRTDVIMRKRSESRGYTDENIRDSIVMGDVTSNFADLSGFGYTGMQSSSQSHFSYSLTQGSRARTPSSDVNEALYNLDRVLYDARVSPGVPDTPSRLVFSALGPTALKVSWQEPHCEKDILGYCVLYQLLNGGDVKRINVTNPAENSVIIQDLLPNHSYLFKVKAQSVEGWGPEREGVITIESAVDPKSPLCPMPGSPFTLSTPSAPGPLIFTALSPDSLQLSWEKPRKPNGDILGYVVTCEQLHGGGDMRTFQVNGDSAETSLTVSNLTENVPYKFKVQARTTQGFGPEREGIITIESQDGSALSQYNNQSLTRREVFHMPSEVTTRTNVSHTMLNDPYFSDGMMMTTQHTETSGMMTRQITKEVVQRSVMGGTTVTKKLFYES